From Deltaproteobacteria bacterium:
GCCGGATCTGTGCATTGCCACTAAAGATGGCAATCCCAAGTATGCGGTGGACCGGTTGACCGATTTGGGAATTCCGGTTTACACGGTAGATCCGCGGGATATGCGCGGGGTGATGAACTCCATCCGGGAAATCGGCCACTTACTCGGGGCTTCGGCTCGAGCCCGGGAACTGGTCGCGGACATGCAGCGCCGTCTGGATCGGGTTAAATCCCTGGTGGCCCACAGTCCTCTTCGCCCCCGGGTCTTCTTGCAGATCGGCATTGCTCCCATTGTTTCAGCCGGTTCCAATACTTTTCTTGATGAACTCATTTCCCGGGCCGGAGGACAGAACCTGGCGGCTGGACCGGTGGCCTACCCCCGGTTCACCCGCGAGCAGGTCCTGGCCCTGCAGCCCGACGTCATCATCATCACTTCCATGACCCGCGGCGCCGCTTTTGACCAGATCAAAGCTGAATGGAGCCAATGGGACCATCTGCCGGCCTCCCGGCAGCATCGTATTTTTGTGGTGGATTCGGATATTTTCGATCGCCCTTCGCCCCGGATGGTCGAGGCCCTGGAAACCTTGTTTCGCCTTATCCATCCTGAGCTTGGGAGCCAGTTGCCTTGAACCCGGGCCAACCCCCGCTGTTAAGGCGTCTGTTGAGGGTCTCAGGGCTGCTGACCGGTTTGCTCCTGGTCAGCGTGGTGCTGGGACTGGGTCTGGGATCGGCCCAACCCCACCTTTTCGAGAGTCTGGCGGTGTTGTTCGGCCAGGCTGATCCGGAGTCGATCACTGCCGCCATTATTTGGCGTCTGCGTCTGCCTCGGGTAATCCTGGCCGCTCTGGTGGGGGCCACCCTGTCGCTGGGGGGACTGGTATTCCAGGCCCTGCTCCGCAATCCGCTGGCCGAGCCCTACATACTCGGGGTATCAGGCGGCTCCGCGGTAGGGGCCATAT
This genomic window contains:
- a CDS encoding cobalamin-binding protein, with amino-acid sequence MIIVGLVPLPGQARVYTDQLGRQVSVSDNPRRVVALAASITEIIFALGQGQRLKGVTQFSNFPPAAKSLPKVGSYIHLDLERIMALRPDLCIATKDGNPKYAVDRLTDLGIPVYTVDPRDMRGVMNSIREIGHLLGASARARELVADMQRRLDRVKSLVAHSPLRPRVFLQIGIAPIVSAGSNTFLDELISRAGGQNLAAGPVAYPRFTREQVLALQPDVIIITSMTRGAAFDQIKAEWSQWDHLPASRQHRIFVVDSDIFDRPSPRMVEALETLFRLIHPELGSQLP